Below is a genomic region from Desulfurella sp..
TTCGCTTACGCTTCAGGATGACTGACTTCGCTTACGCTCAGGATGACAAAAAATTGCGTTTCAGGATGGCAAAAAACGCTTCAGGATGACAAAAAACACTTTACATTGACAAAAAAACATTTACAATGACAAAAAAAGGACGCATCAGCATGACAGGATGTAATTATGGAAAAAATCACTAAAACAAAACTTGATCAATTTTTTTATCTTTTGCTTGCTGTATCAACATTTATTTTAACACATGCCTATAATGGCATAAGGCATGATGGCATACTTTATATGGGTCAAGCACTTTTAGAGCTTCACTCAAATCTTAAGCTTGATCCTTTTTTTGTTTTTGGCTCTCAAAACAACTACACTATTTTTTCGCCTTTTTATGCATTTTTTATTAAACTTTTTGGGTTGAATTTTGCAAGCATTTTTTTGCTATTGATCGCACAAAGTGCTTTTTTTACAAGCGTATTTTTGCTTATTAAAAAGTTTACAAATTTTGATTTTGCATTTTTTGGCATAATTGTTTTATCTATAGCAAACCCATTTTACGGTGGCTATGGGATTTTTTCTTATGGGGAGCCCTTTCTTACAGCACGTTCATTTGCTGAACCTTTAAGTCTTTTTGCTTTGTATTTTGGTTTGGACAATAAGTGGTTTTTAGCATTTGGTTTAGGTTTTTTGGCTGGATTAATACATCCTTTGGTGGCATTGCCTGCAGTGTTTATTTTATGGTTTTTGTTTAGCAAGCAATACAAATCTGGCTACATTGCTTTGGTTTTAGGCATAATTTTTATTGTAATAGGCGCATATTTAGGCATTCACCCTTTTAACAAGCTTTTTCTGACATACGATAATGCATGGTGGCATTTGGTAAACATCCACAACCCTTTTTGTATTTTAAGCAAGTGGAGAAACGGCAACTGGTTTTGCCTTATTGTTAATTTTTTTATAGCTGTAGCAGGCATATTTTATGTAGAAAACAAAAAGTTAAAAGATTTATTTAAAAGCATAGTTGTTGCCTGTGTTGTTTTTTTTAGTTTAGCACAAATTGGCGATATGACAAGAAATGTCCTTGCTGTAAGTCTGCAATTGTGGCGAATAAGCTGGGTTTTGCAATTAATAGACATGGCATTTTTGCCTTATTTGACTTATAAAATGTGGACAAAAAATTATGTTGGCAAAATTTTGACAATTATTTTTATAAGTATATTACTAAATCAAATAGAAAATGATTACACTACATTTTTTGAAGCTTTTTTGCTTGCCATAACTATCTTAATCTTTTATAAAACAAATTTGAATTTTGATGAAAATATTAAAAGATTATTTGAAAGAAAAAATTTTACCTGGCTTTTTACTTTGACAATTTTAGTTTTATGTGAGAGATTTATATGGCTTTATGAGATTAGTTTTTACCCTATAGATTTTCAATTTAATTTGCTTGTAATGGAAAGATGTGCTTATTTTACTTTGGCAATGGTTTTGTTTTACGCTTTTGCAAAAGGTATAAGGATTGACGAAAAACTCCTTTATATAGTAAGCGCAAGCTCTATTGTAGCTTTAGCTGTGAGTTTTTTTGGTATTGATTTTAGTAGTTTCAATTATTTTTTAGGTTTTAACGCTAATCCATACATGCTGAATAGAGCTTTTGTACTGTTTATTATAGGAATATTGTTTATTTTAATTTTAAGATTAAAGGCTTTAGGTTATGTTTTGATTTTTAGTTTGTTTGTTTTATCTATTTTGCTTTGGGACCAAAGGGGGAAGTGGGATTTGTACATTGAAACTCACACTACAAATAATCCGTTTTACAAATACATTCCAGAGGATTCTTCTGTATATTTTAACGGGCAATTAAAATATGTGTGGATTTTGTTTGATAGGCCGTGTTTTTATTCAAGACAGCAGTGTTCTGGTGATTTATTCAATAGAAAAAGCGCGTTTTTAATTGAAAAACGCTTAAATCTGGTAAAAAACAATAAAAAAGATATTTTAAACCTTTGTTTTGCTGATAAAAATTTAGGTTTTATTGTAAGTCAAACAAAACTGATTTATAAGCCTGTAGCTATCTGGCATACAGGAATAAAAGACGGGTTTGATAATCTATATTTGTATGATTGTAAAACACTTAGAAATTGAGTTTATTAAGTATCTTATAACAAGCGGTGTAAGTCTTGCTGTTGATATGGCAATATATCTAGTGCTTGGCAAATTAATGCATAATTATTTGATTTCTGCTTCTATTGGCTACATTGCCGGGCTTTTTGTAAACTACATATTATCTATAAAATGGGTATTTAGCTATAGAAAGATAAAAAAATACCACATAGAATTTGGAATTTTTGCAATTATTGGCTTTGGCGGACTTTTAGTAAATGAAGCGGTAATTTATGCAGGCCTTTTTTGGCTTATTATTGGGCCTTTCTGGGCTAAAATGATAGCTGCAGTTTTTTCTTTTGTTTTTAATTTTGGTGCAAGAAAATTGTTGCTTTATACAAAATGGAAAAAATATGACAGAATTATTTGATGTAGTTATAATTGGAGCAGGACCTGCTGGTATAACATGCGCATTAGAGCTTGCAAGAAATAATAAAAAAGTGCTTATTTTAGAGCAAGACTCTCAGGTAGGCGGCATATCAAAAACAATTAATTACAAGCAAAACCGCATTGACATAGGCGGTCACAGGTTTTTTTCAAAATCAGAGTGGGTAAAAAGATGGTGGATGGAACTTTTAGAGCCATGTACACTTGAAGAAGCTTATATAAAAGATAAATGTATGCTAAAGCGGGATAGATTGTCTCGAATTTACTTTGAGAAAAAATTTTATGATTACCCGCTGAAACTAAATTTCAATACGGCACTTAATATTGGATTTTTTAGGGGAATTAGCTTTTTAAAAGACTACATTAAAGCGCGAATTGATCCTATAAAGCCAGAGAAAAATTTAGAGGATTTTTTTATCAATAGGTTTGGCGTTGGGTTGTATGAAACCTTTTTTAGAGACTATACTCAAAAAGTTTGGGGTGTATCTTGCAAAAATATCAGTAAAGAATGGGGTGCACAGAGGATAAAAAGTCTCGATATATCAAAAGCAATACTTCATGCGTTTAAGTCTTTATTTTTAAAAAATTCAGCATCTGCTACTACTTTGATAGAAGAGTTTGATTATCCAAAACTTGGACCAGGTCAGTTGTGGGAAACGGCTATTCAAAAAGCCATAGATAGCGGTGCAAAACTCAAGTTAAACACAAAGGCGCTTTATTTTGAAAAAATTGGAGACAGGATAGATTCTTTAACTTTTTTAGATACAACTACCTCAGAGGTGGATGCGGTTAAATCGGATTATTTTGTTTCAACAATGCCTATAAAAGATTTAGCTTTAGGAATAAGACCAGAAATTGAAGAAGATGTGTTTAATATAGCTACAAATTTGCAGTACAGAGACTTTATAAGCATAGGATTGCTTTATGAAAAATTAGCCATACAAAGCAAAAACTACCGCAAAGAAGCAGGTGCTTGCAGGATACCAGACAATTGGATTTATGTCCAGGAACCAAATGTCAAAATGGGTAGAATTCAGCTTTTTAATAATTGGAGTCCTTTTATGATAGCAGATATTAATACAGTTTGGCTTGGACTTGAGTATTTTTGCAATGAAGGCGATAAATTGTGGCAGGCAAGCAATAAGGAGCTTATTGAGCTTGGTTTAGGCGAGCTTGAAAAAATCGGCATTGCCAAAAAATTTGATTTCATAGATGGTACAGTTATAAGGCAAAAGAAAGCTTATCCAGCATATTTTGGAACTTACGAAAAATTTGATTTGGTAAAAAACTACTTTAACAAATTTGAAAATCTTTTTTTAATCGGCAGAAACGGTATGCACCGCTACAATAACCAGGACCACTCAATGCTAACAGCAAAAGAAGCGGTTAATTGCATTTTAAGTGGCAAATTAGACAAAAGCGCTATATGGGATATAAATGTAGATGATGATTATCACGAGGAAAATTAAATTTACTTTGTACAGTGTTTTAATTGTTTTAAAGCGTTTTGTGATCTATT
It encodes:
- a CDS encoding GtrA family protein produces the protein MIVKHLEIEFIKYLITSGVSLAVDMAIYLVLGKLMHNYLISASIGYIAGLFVNYILSIKWVFSYRKIKKYHIEFGIFAIIGFGGLLVNEAVIYAGLFWLIIGPFWAKMIAAVFSFVFNFGARKLLLYTKWKKYDRII
- a CDS encoding NAD(P)/FAD-dependent oxidoreductase; translation: MTELFDVVIIGAGPAGITCALELARNNKKVLILEQDSQVGGISKTINYKQNRIDIGGHRFFSKSEWVKRWWMELLEPCTLEEAYIKDKCMLKRDRLSRIYFEKKFYDYPLKLNFNTALNIGFFRGISFLKDYIKARIDPIKPEKNLEDFFINRFGVGLYETFFRDYTQKVWGVSCKNISKEWGAQRIKSLDISKAILHAFKSLFLKNSASATTLIEEFDYPKLGPGQLWETAIQKAIDSGAKLKLNTKALYFEKIGDRIDSLTFLDTTTSEVDAVKSDYFVSTMPIKDLALGIRPEIEEDVFNIATNLQYRDFISIGLLYEKLAIQSKNYRKEAGACRIPDNWIYVQEPNVKMGRIQLFNNWSPFMIADINTVWLGLEYFCNEGDKLWQASNKELIELGLGELEKIGIAKKFDFIDGTVIRQKKAYPAYFGTYEKFDLVKNYFNKFENLFLIGRNGMHRYNNQDHSMLTAKEAVNCILSGKLDKSAIWDINVDDDYHEEN